The Cydia pomonella isolate Wapato2018A chromosome 13, ilCydPomo1, whole genome shotgun sequence genome segment TTCATCAATTAACTTAGATGTTATTAAGTATATCTATCTATTACTAGAGGGTGACTCACGTTAGACCAGCCCGGGCTCGGGCCGGGGCGtctgacacttcgttttctatagaaagcatcgatacgatacgataatttattaatacaatatatttgacatgtaaaatgtaAAGTGTCTTAATACTATACTTTGCATATAACTAACCAGTTGCTATGTAAAGTTGTTGTTATAAAATCCATTTAATGTTACATATTACATATACCTATTGCTTAGTCTGGCActcgtgagtcatcctttatatacgtatattatactcgtataatataaaaataaataaatattatagggacattcttacacaaatcaagaaggcttgtgttgtgggtacgcAGACAACGATAttcataatatataagtacttaaatacatagataacttgcatgactcaggaacaaatatctcagctcattacacaaataaatgcccttaccgggattcaaactcaggaccatcggcttcataggtagggtcactaccctaggccagaccggtacaatacaatatatacgTACATAGTGTACATACACCCTCAGCACAAGACATGCACATCGAATTTACTATGCAACTAGGAACTCCTAGGTCTCCTAGATCTAAGTAGGtatcattcatattcatatagCAATTTCTTGTTATCAAACAGAAACATTCACTATTGACAGCTAACAGATCATATTCATAGCCGTGTGATAACACGAAAGTAATATCTCAATctcaatcttttttttattttacaatagtacattacgatacaagtgcgaaaaataggaaattcgaaacgagtggcgataaattaaaacacgaccgaagggagtgttttaaatcgacacgagttgcgaattacctattcgcacatgtatcgtacaacgttttacagtacatatggccctttaaatgttcgacacagtaacgtaatatgctacttctcgcactagtgctataaagtagccccatatgtactgtaatataccATTTCGAACGCTCTAAACTGCAATTACATGAAAGCAAATACACCGCTTTGATATTGCAATCAAATTGCTATCATATTTCGCCattctgaacatgcctctagttaagtaggtaattattggTCTTAATAAATTTCGTCATAATAGTGTCAGTGAGCAAGCTATTATAACTGCTAATCTCGCATATCTTTCATTTAATAGCTGTGATTATCCTGTCGTATCGGAAATcacacaatagggttgtttccacctacagatcttagggcagaattgtatcctaataaattcttttggattataagaacatgttaaactacttttaggggacctgtaatgaccatatttttgtaaatattgaatttaaaatatcttttggcacacgtcacgtgaccaaactcgaaacgtcattgaagattctgatgacgtcacaactctcggattgacaccgttgacagttaggcgataaacaacaaatgacaaatgtcagttgacagttcgtatcttctacgtgcgtatgttagttatgtgtcaaaccgtaaactgtgacgtcacccaattttcaaagagcgttttgggcgcgaaagcatctgtcaaaatatattttgttaatttaacatatttaaagccgtttttattataaaagttgaattttagggcaacttttagttaatatagaacgtaatacgagtgtttcaaaaaattggaaacaaccctattatgccAATTAGACTCCAAAAGTTCACTGCTGTTTtatcatgtttattttaagttgaaatttaaaCAACTCGTGGCACCTATAACGACTGTCATGTTCACAcgaacatacctacatatatataatacatatagtatagtataacatacatatacatatatcttatacctttaaacgagcaattcttgtatatatatatatatttccgggatctcggaaacggctctaacgattttgctgaaattttgtatatgggggtttttgggggtaaacaatcgatctagattagtcttatgtttgggaaaacgcgtgttttcgagttttcatgcgtttttctttcgtcgcaaaatatggtcgctaatttcgtgttgccggttaatgtccgtctggtccagcgggttaagacccggacggcaagaaacaaccagtgttacgggttcgaatcccgcccggtgactaactttttttttttttttttatatcacctaatcatcaccatattacaataaatagttataaccgagcaaagctcggtcacCCAGGTACTGTCGTTATTATGATAACATGTAGCCTAAGtagatacaaatatttattatacgtttTGTTCGagtgaatttttttaatactacgtcggtggcaaacaagcatacgggccgcctgatggtacgcagtctccgtagcctatgtacgcctggaaCCCCAaaggagtaacatgcgcgttgccaaccctaacactccgcaccctcgttgagctctggctaccttactcaccggcaggaacacaacacattGAGGTAAATATTTGATGAGAAGCTTatagaaattttaatttaagtcgTCTTGTGATATACACACCTATTAGACAAGACAAGAAATCGGCAGAATGTAAACGTACCTAATACACTTTTAGGACGCGATGAACTCTTTAATATGGCCAAACTGTTTTAGTCACCTCGCTTACCATcgggtgatccgtctgctcgtttgcctcctctatcataaaaaaaattcagaaaAGTGCAGCAAAGCCACTCCATGCACTGGGCTACATCAGTGACAGTGCCCAATGCTGCTTCGCTGTTCAAGTTATCTACTTTAAGGTGTGTCTTTGAATGTCACGTAAAATAcacctaatatttatttcgagtaacatgactatacaatttgtagaatacactataaaacttaaaacctaaatctaaaaataaataatactaaacttaaaataaaatactaaaaaatatcctattattaaggacctttcaaaaaggttagcagaagtcaccggcgaccgcagagctggcagcttcctcgctcaaagaattagtcttgcaatacagcgaggaaatgctgccagtatctacggcaccatgccgcagggggatattttttagtattttaaatacaccttaaattttctacaaaagtTGCCGTTGTGCCGCCGGTTTAGCTGCTCTCACGCCCAAGAAAGTCGAGCGGAGCCACTTGACAGATCCTAGTGCTGCTATGCTGTTTAGGTTCTATactttaaggtggttcgattttcatacaaaaaacaatcgctatttattaatgaattacacaatattattacataaatatttgcgCATTTATCTATTTTAGAAtattagtttgcgctaaattaatagaaaaactttgtttcatacagaaatcatgcaataattaaggttatatttttataaattttacttatgTGTGTGTGAACCACCTTAAGGTAACTTAAGTGTAATATACCTTCCATTTTCTTCAATATTAGCTGCTGTGGCGCTGCAGGCGGTAATCCTAGATATCTTTTCGGATTTATGTCCGATCTGATGtataaaaccggtcaagagcatgtcgggccaccctcagtgtagggttccgtagttactcttccgtcacaataagctaaactggagcttaaagtatagtaaattgataaccaagggatgaaacggtacctttctcccgagttaaataaataggcaaatttgcataatcagtacctaattaaagtaagtctttttactatggagGGAAAACgatttgcgataactcaaaaacagctaaactgatcatgtccgctatagttttcatttaatgtctttcttaagctctacttccacaatttttttcatattttttggacctatggttcaaaagttagaggggggacacatttttttttctttcagagcgattatctccgtatatattcactttatcaaaaaatgtttcttaaaaacccctattagttttgaaagacctttccaacgataccccacactctagggttgaagcgaaaaaaaaaatcacccccactttacgtgtaggggaggtaccctaaaaaaaaaaaaatttttagattttattatacgactttgtcggctttattgatttatatatccatgccaaatttcagctttctagcactaacgaccacagagcaaagcctcggacagacagacagacggacatggcgaaactataagggttcctagttgactgcGGAACCCTTAAAACGTGGAACGAAGCCGCTCCACGCAAAGGGCTACATCTGTGACAATATATTGTTCAGGTTCAGGATAACGTCACAGTGCCTGATTAGTCTTCGGATCCTCAGCAGCTCTGACGTGAATAAAAGTTACAGTGCTCAGTACTGCTTTGATGTTCAAGCTCTTCACAATAAGGTATCTGACGGTCACTATAAGGTTATACCTtcaattttcttcaaaataagtTGCTGCGGGGCAGTGGCAATTCTAGGTATCTCTTCCGGATACTTAGCTGCTCTGACGTACAGAAAAGTAGAACGAAGCCATCCCACGCACTGGGCTACATCTGTGACAGTGGTCAGTACTGCTTCACTGTGCAGGTTCTCTGCTATGAGGTATCTAAAGTAACTTAAAGTTAATACCTtcaattttcttcaaaataagtTGCTGCGGAGCAGCCGGTGGCAATCCCAGGTATCTCTTCGGATCCTTGGCTGCTCTGACGTACAGAAAAGTGGAACGAAGCCATTCCACGCACTGTGCTACATCTGTGACTGTGCCCAGTGCCGCTTCGCTGTTCAGGTTTTCTGCTAGACGCTTGTGGAGGTAGCTTTGTAGGGGCTCGCTGCCGCCCACTAGCGCTTGGTAACGGGGCtgtgaaaaaaaagtttacgGGTATTCAAATCAACAATAACTATGATTTTATTTGTGATATAGCGCGGTAAAACCTACAATACAAACAAAAGTTATcacctatttatttatcaagTCAATTATTATTGAAcctttttcaatttatttggcatttcatttaaaattatgacTGATGTCTTTCAAGCGAATGTcatatttgttaaattaaacttttactATTTTGTTGAGTCAAATCGAATTTTGTAGTGAATTTTTTATACCTAAATCAAAATGGGTATGACACCAGAAGAGAAGAAGGCTAAAAAAGAAGCCAAGAAGCAAGCAAAGCTTGCGGCAGATGCCGAAAAGCGtagaaaaatgaaaaacataGAACTTCGGCGCGAGATCGCATCACAATTGAAGAACAGAGATGCTTTGGATCGACAGTATAGAGCACTCATGGCCAAGATCAAAGAACCGGAGTTTCGAAAAGAGATGGAAGTCATGTGGCGCACTTTCGAACGAGCTTACGATAAAAAAGACCATCAATTATCACATATTATGAATTTAATGAATGTAGCTGATGATCAATTTCAACGCACTGTAGCTAGCTTCTGTGACACTATAGACACTATGATCAACAAATTCTTAACCGAGTTGGAGGAGATGACGACGCAAAATAACCTAAATACGACAAATTTGTTAAAAAGTGGTGAGGGGGAGGCAGATGATATTATGAAAGATCACAACACCGCTGAAACACATTTGCAGCTTTTGTTATACACTGGTCATAAAGAGGCTGACACCCAAGTGTGGACGAAACGTGGAGAGAATTTAGTAAAAGAAGATGAAGAGCGCACAAAGTTCGCTAACATTAGAGAAAATTTACGTTCGTATTTAGAAAACAATTACAATAATATGTGGGATGATTACAAATCAGTGCTCAAAGCGTATGTAAGTGAAACTGCTGAAAATCAGAAGCAAGTTCGTAAATTACGTCGAAAAGAAAATACAATGGCTGATGTGATAGCATCACAAGGTAAGAGGATTGCGAATAGCGATGGTTTGTTGAAGCGCCTACGTACGGAGTTAGCGGCATATGAATCAGGGACGAAGCAAGCTGTGTTTAGAGACAGGCGAGATAGGCACCGTGCTGCCTGCCAAAAGCTGAAACAGCGTATGATCAACGGAGTTAATCTCGACACCAATCTATTAGCAGTACTGGTAAGTGCCTCAGACAGTACCTTAGAATGGCTTTCTGCAGCTCATAAGAAAGGCGAAAAAATTCTACGCATGGCGGCTCTATGCAGAAAATTCGAGACGCAACGAGAAAAGGTTCTTCCTTACGGAACGGAACAACCTCATTCCCCGACACAGACTGTTCGCAAGCAACATTCAGATGATTCACTGGTGATAAATGCTATTTCCACTACATGCGGCATGACGAGAATGTGGCAGCGCGTAGCCAAAGCTGAAATGACTAAGCGTGCCTTAATGCGCGAGAGAGAATTATTGCTACAGGAGAATGACATGATTGAGAAGAAATTGAAGAGTCTGAAGAGACAGAATATTGAACCAAAGACAGGAGAATGTCTTTGTAGTAAAAATACACAGAATAAAGAAGTGTTCCACCCCAATGCGGTTGAAGGAGCGTTGGAAGCggttaaaataatgaaatttaatgcccaatataaatgattatatttttattgaataaatctGCCGTTAACAATGTGTTCGTGTTATTGGTCACGATTCTCTCATGAGCATTGTTAACGTTGTTCCGgctttgctgatgacaccttGCTGGATTTATACACAGTGATACGTGGGTACCCGATATAATTTAATTGCTTATTTTACATTTCTTATTGGGTAGGTATTTTGAAATTCcaatttttaatttgcaaaGTCTGATTTCACATGCATAATATCCAATATCTGGGAGACctagctttgctcggaaaagaTATAAAATCTCGTTTTctccccgaaaacccccatatagcaaatttacatatacaagaattgctcgtttaaaggtataagatttccCATGTTAGAATATAAGTTGGTTTAGATATACATTTATGGTAACTTCCTGAAAACAAACCTTTTAGCTTGCGACGTTGCCATTCGAAACTTTGAGGCTATATAAACGTAATataagcaataaataaaaaatcctttTTCTTGAATCTTTAACTCAATATTATGCCAAATTATAACAAGATTTCTTAATCCTAGCTTTTGACTTTGACTCAGAACTGAGACTATTTAACTTAGTTCAGAAATGTGTTTTAAAAATTGTCAGCGCCCGATGTATAAGCTAGGTTTCATTTTAGGTTTGTTTTCGCATGTTGCAACGGTACGAAACCCTCGAGAGGCGCAAACGATGCCACTTTGACCTTACCCACTTCTGCAGCGTATTCTCTTCGGATACGCGAGAGCGGGCGGGCCTAATAGTTTTGGAAAAACCAGTCAGATTTAATATACTGATACGGATAAAGGagcaaaaatatatgtacacaacaataagatcgtgtatatatatttttggcgctTTTTCCGTtgggaatattttaaaatttgaccGTTTAACTtcaacttattaaataaatactgacTGTCATTTGAAACATTGTCTTGCTTGAAAAAAACAGATTCAATATAAAACAGCTCTCTAAATATTATAATTCCTAATAACTTCGCGTTTATCCCATTATTAGGAATTAGACACGTATGTGTTTAATACGTATAAACATTTGGCATGGCTTGATAAGTTACCTAATTCACATGTTGCTAACATTTTTTcatgttaaaatttatttttaatgcgaAATCCTAtatccagggatcggaaaccggtattttttgtatgggaacgaaaacggtattttttcgttctttgttaattacttcatttctaattaggcaatctaataatacgaagtcgttatctgaaaacacaactgagtcctatattttagagtataaaataaaccgaaatatatggttatttcgatgtttttgcagaaaaccggttccgatccctgcttatatCTATATGGGATCAACTgtacgaaaacaatacaaaggccaaaaatgAGTCAGTCGTGATTTAATTTCCCATTTCgtatttgggtgaatcaactttttttgttttgttatcctgtcccgttgtccaagggacaacagtggcacagtttgtttaaagagacgttgtatgccgttctattaacatgcttagtagggggcctattatggacattggttataacgaccacaaaaacgcaagtttgatacatttaagtaccataaaatcagtatttcaatgaacttttgtcctctggacaactaatcgtaaccatggcaacgagtgacgctaaaaagttgattctcccatttTGTCATAGTGACAACAGCATGAGGTCTCTAGtaactttcatgttgtttgacACTgagacaaggtacgaaatgggtcacaaattaaatcttttgactgtacatttCTACAACGCGCTACTAGCCTACTACTACTTCAGGTGCACTGGTATAACTGCAAAAGCGAGAAAATTAGGGAAATGGCAAATATCtacaaaactatttatttaactaactaactattgtggcgcagtgatccaaaaagggtcttggcctccaaaacgagagaacgccacctgtcccgatcctgtgccacttcctgccagttttCGGCTtcgagttggcacagatccgcctgtacactgtcgctccagcggtatctgggccgacccactggacggcgaccagtcggtcgtcccaaataagctctcttaacaccccgatcctcacccatcctcagtaaatggccgaaccagcgaagtctgtggcatttcgtttcgccgatgatattgggttcggccactaactcctcgatttcggcattcttacgaatctaaactatttatttagaaGCACTAATTTCTACTGTTGCAACAGTAAGCAAGATGCCTTGGTAAAGCGTTGCAGTAGCGTAAATGTTGCTGAAGTATGAAGTAGTGCGAATAGGTGGCGCTGTAGACATGTGAATTTGACTCTTATTCAATCGTAGTTGGCTACCTGTGatgtaaaatgtaataaattccTTTGCCCTAAAATACACTGAAGTTGGGTTGCTTATAAGGATTTGCCACCTGAGAGTGTTTTAAAATATCATTCGtgtaatttattcaaataatataacggataattaatttattattcgaaAATCTAAGCGAGTAATCTtaccataaataattatttagatgAAAAATTATTGTGGTTAATGCCCAACTCTGTTCTCAATGCATTTTATACGAATTGGGAAGCTCACTTAACACTGGTTCGCATCAGTCTGCTTGTACTCTCGGTAGGCTATTTGACTCACGTCCATGAACTAGTGGTAACGATAATAAACGCTAGCGACTTCTATgaccaattaaataaatacctactgagCCGAAAGTAGATGCAGCCTTCGCAAGATTAAAATGGCAAGGTGGACTTGACATCGTGGTGCTACTAGGTCTAACGTTTAAAAACTGAGGGCGTCCGCCAGCTGGCGCGGGTGCGCGATGTGGGCGCACGCatgcgggtgccattgtaggtaaaatccgtcgcactcGTCCGCGCCAGGAGGCTTACCgcaaaacacgaaaatcgatAATTCGTGATCTGCCTTTCTCGCTCAactatgcaagagtgatagagaggcagataacgatatttcgattttcgtgtttcccgGTATTAGGCCCtcagttagcgtcgctcatattatttttcgttaacTAGCTcccccgctccgtgcaaccgcgctaGGTAGCGGACGCCCTAAGGCGTTGGTAAGAAGTTTTTTATGGTCACCTATATACGGTTTGGCtgcataaaattaatttgtttaatgttaagtaagtaaaaaattaatatatacatattaactaGTTTTAGTTTCAAACACACTATACCTTGTACATACTTAAAATCCCCGCGCACCAACAGTCTGATATAATCTATCCTATAGGTAATGAAAAGTCAGCATCTTAGGTGGTATgcacataaataaatagataaatattataggacattcttacgcaatatgactaagccccacagttcaagaaggcttgtattgtgggtactcagacaacgatatatataatataaaaataattaaatacatagaaaacatccatgactcaggataaAATAtgtggtcatcacacaaatacttaaatgccCATAAGTATTTCCATTttaactttctgcctcgcactgctaaactgtggaatgaactgtcgcctgcggtatttccggaccgatacgaccttcaaaccttcaagaaaagagcgtactcccatcttaaaggccggcaacgcacttacaacccctctggtgttgcaggtgtccatgggcggcggtaatcgcttaccatcaggtgatccgtctgctcgtttgcctcctctaccataaaaaaaaaaatgacaatttatTTCGAGTCCCAAATCACTACTGTTGGTTTACATGCATGTCCAATACGTCGAGTTTGTATTTTCTTACTCACGCCACCCaactataattaaaaataaaactatacaaTATTACTCTaagttattttcaattaaatttaattatgcaCAATTATTAATAAAGCATTTATGATTATGGGTTTGAATAAACTAAAagacattgaaaataataattatgatcaTTTGCTACTGTAATTGGTAATAAAATAGGCAATTGGTTGtcgattattaatattattttaaagttaagttaaataaaggtGGCTAGAtagcctctggagttgcaggcgtccataggctacggtaactgcttaccatcaggtgggccgtatactagattgccaccaacgtggtataaaaacaaaaaaaaaatatgggcaACATGTTACGCAAgccatatttgtataaaatgctttttaactcccttattttttttttgtaatgtaatcTCTTGTTTCCACTTAGTTTTTGCATGTTAGTTGTACTTTTGTggacatctgtacccctagtgtaaataaattcgatttccaaacgtgacgtacgcgtttgcgtttagtctcattttgtattgaatttcgaaagagcgcgccaagcgggacgttttggaaactcaaaatcctatacaaaatgacacttaacgcaaacgcgttcgtcacgttatgatgtcgatcacagttacactaggggtactgttattgACTATGTTTCTGTtcactatacaaatacaaataaaatgtattgacagttttgaatgattcacggttagtttcactagaattaaatcgaccgggatataaaccgtgattaccttttatattgtctatgagctcccgatatttcgacgcagttataaattctgtttttttattccgtagactaaaatgacatttcatgtgatACTAAgaaatacggaaggtggagataaggaacgaaatctccatgtacctaccaaaaagtgtcatcaaaaaactttaaataggtggcgctacaatacccagagtacttgaacaaaaaaatcaaatcatagacagcgcacttcactccgtcaatgacgcctaggttcttagctactctagcgctactctggagagatttggaactattatttatagctgacagctggacacttttgcaacagttctactataagagatgccactcctctttattccacactccattccatactaagaaatgtcatgtcttacatatgaaacgtcattttagtctacggaataaaaaaacagaccttacatgcatcttgttcacgggtaactggagattaCAGGTGGGTGGATAAAATGTATTGTTCACCAATTAAGAACATAACATGCTGCTTTGTCGCGCCATGAGACAGTAATACTCGTAGAGCGAGAAGCTAATAAATCTTACACAGAACATATAACCTTATTCAATTTTTCACAACATAGGTCTTATAAAGGGCAAGGATGCATTGATAGCGATTCAAAGTTAATAATATTAGCATAATATGGTTCGGGAAATGGGCACCTGGAGTTGGCTTATTTCTCTCTCAGATGCACCTTGGTATAatacgtgtcatccacgatgacgcgcagatttttcaaatctaacctttaataacataataatacgagtcaaggtacgtgtcttcgtgaatgacacgatctatagatcCGTTTGATAAGAATAAAGTGAGGcggtatcattaaaaaaatacattattgatGACATgaccacactttgtcattgcaaatgttATGCAAGGTGGTCTTGGTCCAGCTCTATGTAACTAAAAGTTTATTAGTGACACAAATTATTCGTTTTGCCATGCCTTTACTGAGAATAAATTGAATAAGTAGTGAACAAGCATTAACTATGTTCAAACGATTATTGAATAGAGATCTGACATTTAGGAAATAGGCAAATACCTCTTTCCAACACGGTCTCATCACGATTGTCTCATATTGTTGGTAAATCAAAGACGAGGAAATAATAACGACTaatcatcaatatcatcatcatgCCAGCCGAGTAGCGTCCCCTGCTGAACACTTCCGTCAAACAACAACTGTGACCGATAAGGTGGTTCCCGATACCTACCACTTTAGTCTCGCATGCCACAAACGTAGGAAGTATATAtgtcaggggttcccaatctttttcaacatgcggcgcagttacaagtttagtattttgcaacggcgcccttgtaaatttaaaatcacggtcgaaaaagagtgacacgacgttatattatttaccgatgcgagcgctcaaataggtacccgcgaatatttgtggtttcggataatgatagaactcacggcgcccctctttactttctacggcgcaccagggcgccgcggcgcacactttgggaacccctgatatatgtacataataatcATATATGTTTATAAAGTAAGCTACAGGATCGTCAAGAGCGGTCAAGAAGCGGGATAAATATGCGGCCCTGGGCGGTAACTATTATTTTGTACCCCTTGCGTTCGAGACGACTGGGTGCTGGGGGTCGGAGGCTATTGCCTTCGTTAGGGAAGTGGGACGTCGAATGAGGGAACGGGTCTGACGCCCGCGCGGGTTCGTACCTCGTGCAAAGGTTATCcatcgccattcaacgtggcaatgcggctagCGTTATGGGTACCTTTGTGCCGGGGCACAACTCGGGGGGGTCTTTTTGACTAGACTTAAGTTagtcttaagtttttttttttaattttttttgctaaagaatggtataatatattaaattataagaaaaaacCAAATCatctttaaatttaaaataattacataataattttGTTAGATATTGTGTGTGGTTGAATTGTATATGGTATTGTGCAaggcgcacataggctacggagactgcttaccatcaagcgggccgtatgttgCCACCcacgtagtatatataaaaaaaaagatagacTAGTGTGAGCCAAAAAGTAACTTGCAAACTTCCTACAATGGGCAAAATGCAGTTTTATAATTAACTGTTTTCTAGCAATAAATCAGGCTCAATTTGAGATCACGAGGTGAAAAGTAAATATATGGAACCGCTA includes the following:
- the LOC133523985 gene encoding dynein regulatory complex subunit 2-like, with the protein product MGMTPEEKKAKKEAKKQAKLAADAEKRRKMKNIELRREIASQLKNRDALDRQYRALMAKIKEPEFRKEMEVMWRTFERAYDKKDHQLSHIMNLMNVADDQFQRTVASFCDTIDTMINKFLTELEEMTTQNNLNTTNLLKSGEGEADDIMKDHNTAETHLQLLLYTGHKEADTQVWTKRGENLVKEDEERTKFANIRENLRSYLENNYNNMWDDYKSVLKAYVSETAENQKQVRKLRRKENTMADVIASQGKRIANSDGLLKRLRTELAAYESGTKQAVFRDRRDRHRAACQKLKQRMINGVNLDTNLLAVLVSASDSTLEWLSAAHKKGEKILRMAALCRKFETQREKVLPYGTEQPHSPTQTVRKQHSDDSLVINAISTTCGMTRMWQRVAKAEMTKRALMRERELLLQENDMIEKKLKSLKRQNIEPKTGECLCSKNTQNKEVFHPNAVEGALEAVKIMKFNAQYK